The following are from one region of the Stigmatella ashevillena genome:
- the pdeM gene encoding ligase-associated DNA damage response endonuclease PdeM, whose protein sequence is MATRRCQVRVSGTPVELLPERGLYWPEGELLAVADLHWGKPESFQQHGIPLPLGVLEDDLQRLSQALRTTGARRLLLVGDLIHSRAGVTPALVERIAQWRALHDVEMVLIRGNHDRHLPALPAPWCLEVRDEHLDEGPFRFAHHPEPSPGRYLWAGHLHPVVRLSSGADRLRLPCFHVGPALGILPAFSAFTGGMNVSRRAGERIFAIAEETVVEV, encoded by the coding sequence ATGGCAACGCGACGATGCCAGGTCCGCGTGAGCGGCACGCCGGTGGAGCTGCTCCCCGAACGGGGCCTGTACTGGCCCGAAGGGGAGCTGCTCGCGGTGGCGGACCTCCACTGGGGCAAGCCCGAGAGCTTCCAGCAGCACGGCATCCCCCTGCCCCTCGGGGTGCTGGAGGATGACCTCCAGCGCCTGTCCCAAGCCCTGCGGACCACGGGCGCCCGCCGGTTGCTGCTCGTGGGAGACCTCATTCACTCCCGGGCCGGGGTGACCCCGGCCCTCGTGGAGCGCATCGCCCAGTGGCGCGCCCTCCACGACGTGGAGATGGTGCTCATCCGGGGCAACCACGACCGGCACCTCCCGGCCCTCCCTGCCCCCTGGTGCCTGGAGGTCCGGGACGAGCACCTGGACGAGGGCCCCTTTCGCTTCGCCCACCACCCCGAGCCCTCCCCCGGACGCTACCTCTGGGCGGGGCACCTCCACCCGGTGGTCCGGCTGTCCTCCGGGGCGGACCGGCTGCGCCTGCCGTGCTTCCACGTGGGCCCGGCGCTGGGCATACTTCCTGCTTTCAGCGCCTTCACCGGCGGCATGAATGTGTCCCGGCGGGCCGGGGAGCGCATCTTCGCCATCGCGGAAGAGACCGTGGTGGAGGTATAG
- a CDS encoding HNH endonuclease — translation MSASKRRRVLDIIATDSTFERIVFRDHEVWLGKCLHCNAHLMVSLQGEPISRATIEHIIPRTHGGTDALENLGLACARCNQGKGSRHDPRYLKDARAQELVARLQARRRERWRDPDDV, via the coding sequence ATGAGCGCCTCCAAGCGCCGCCGCGTCCTGGACATCATCGCCACCGACAGCACCTTCGAGCGCATCGTCTTCCGGGACCACGAGGTGTGGCTGGGCAAGTGCCTGCACTGCAATGCCCACCTGATGGTCAGCCTCCAGGGCGAGCCGATCAGCCGCGCCACCATCGAGCACATCATCCCTCGGACTCACGGCGGCACGGACGCGCTGGAAAACCTGGGCCTGGCCTGCGCCCGCTGCAACCAGGGCAAGGGCAGCCGCCACGATCCGCGCTACCTCAAGGACGCCCGGGCGCAGGAGCTGGTGGCGCGCCTCCAGGCCCGAAGGCGCGAGCGCTGGCGCGATCCAGACGACGTCTGA
- a CDS encoding cytochrome c3 family protein: MSGPLFPRWTNTVSRLSVAGLLAVPAISIGGLLAYARSPYVTNQNQPTEQPIEFDHRHHAGDEQIDCRYCHWTVESAPSAGIPSTTVCMSCHAQIWNKSPYLTEVRKAYFADQPIPWVRVHNLPDFVYFNHAIHVNKGVGCATCHGRVDQMAAIEQASTLTMAWCLDCHRNPQPHLRPAEFITSMTWTPPADPKEAAALGETLAKEYEVHSRTSCSTCHR; encoded by the coding sequence ATGAGCGGCCCTCTTTTCCCTCGCTGGACGAACACGGTGTCGCGGCTGTCCGTCGCGGGCCTCCTTGCCGTCCCCGCCATTTCGATTGGCGGACTCTTGGCCTACGCGCGGTCTCCGTACGTGACCAACCAGAATCAACCCACCGAACAGCCGATCGAGTTCGACCACCGCCACCACGCGGGAGACGAACAGATTGACTGCCGGTACTGCCACTGGACGGTGGAGAGTGCGCCCTCGGCGGGCATCCCCTCCACCACCGTGTGCATGTCCTGCCACGCGCAGATCTGGAACAAGAGCCCGTACCTCACCGAGGTGCGCAAGGCCTACTTCGCGGACCAGCCCATTCCCTGGGTCCGCGTCCACAACCTGCCGGACTTCGTCTACTTCAACCACGCCATCCACGTGAACAAGGGCGTGGGGTGTGCCACCTGCCACGGCCGCGTGGACCAGATGGCCGCCATCGAGCAGGCGTCCACCCTCACCATGGCCTGGTGTCTGGACTGCCACCGCAACCCGCAGCCGCACCTGCGGCCGGCCGAGTTCATCACCAGCATGACCTGGACCCCGCCCGCGGACCCGAAAGAGGCGGCTGCCCTCGGTGAGACGCTGGCGAAGGAATACGAAGTTCACTCGCGGACGAGCTGCTCCACATGCCACCGATGA